A window of Fusarium verticillioides 7600 chromosome 10, whole genome shotgun sequence contains these coding sequences:
- a CDS encoding trehalose-6-phosphate hydrolase — protein MPSATQDISGPVGPVSEAWWKEASVYQIYPSSFKDTNGDGIGDIPGVIEKLDYFKNLGVDIVWLCPVYPSPQVDMGYDVADYCDIDPQYGTIADVERLIDGLHSRGLKLLMDLVVNHTSDKHKWFQESKSSKDSPYRDWYIWRKPRYDENGERQPPNNWLSYFGGSAWEYDSASDEYYLHLFAKEQPDLNWEHVPVREAVHDIIRFWLDKGVDGFRMDVINFISKQDGLPDATVKIPGAKYQWGEEHYACGPRLHEYLQDIGKILKEYNAFSVGEMPAVQDPKEVIKSVGESRGELNMIFNFEIVDMDHGEGGKFTPHKWEMQDLKRIVNKWQTFMYKNKGWNALYLENHDQARTVSRWASDKPAYRALSAKMLSTFLCFQSGTVFVYQGQELGMANMPADWEMTEHRDLETLNHWEELKQTAGPDAAVLQIARKEYQLKSRDHARTPVQWDTSTNAGFSTATPWIRVNDDYKEWNAASQVSKPDSVFEHWKSVLALRKELKDIIVYGDFELLDGENEDVFAYERSNGVQKVVVVCNFREKEISWSPPVDLQSGEVLLANRPEVDLSQKTLNLRPFEAFVCQLH, from the exons ATGCCCTCTGCAACACAAGACATCTCTGGCCCGGTTGGCCCGGTCAGCGAGGCCTGGTGGAAGGAGGCTTCTGTCTACCAGATCTACCCTTCATCCTTCAAGGACAcaaatggagatggcatcGGTGACATTCCTGGTGTGATTGAGAAGCTAGACTACTTCAAGaaccttggtgttgacatcGTTTGGCTTTGCCCCGTTTACCCCTCGCCTCAGGTTGACATGGGTTACGATGTAGCCGACTACTGCGATATTGACCCGCAGTATGGGACCATAGCCGATGTCGAGCGACTCATAGATGGTCTGCATTCAAGAGGTTTGAAGCTACTGATGGATCTTGTGGTCAATCACACTTCAGACAAA CACAAATGGTTTCAAGAATCCAAGTCATCTAAAGACAGTCCTTACCGAGACTGGTATATCTGGCGAAAGCCTAGATACGATGAGAATGGGGAACGACAACCACCCAACAACTGGCTCTCCTATTTCGGAG GAAGTGCATGGGAGTATGACTCTGCCTCTGATGAGTACTATCTCCATCTTTTCGCCAAAGAACAACCCGACCTCAACTGGGAGCATGTTCCCGTACGCGAGGCCGTGCATGATATCATCCGTTTCTGGCTGGACAAAGGCGTCGATGGATTTCG AATGGACgtgatcaacttcatcagCAAGCAAGACGGCCTCCCCGACGCCACCGTCAAGATTCCTGGAGCCAAGTACCAGTGGGGTGAGGAGCATTACGCGTGCGGCCCTCGACTACACGAGTATCTTCAGGATAttggcaagatcctcaaagAGTACAATGCCTTCTCTGTCGGCGAGATGCCAGCAGTTCAAGACCCCAAGGAAGTCATCAAGAGTGTTGGCGAAAGTCGTGGGGAGCTAAACATGATCTTCAACTTTGAGAT CGTGGATATGGATCATGGCGAGGGAGGAAAGTTCACACCACACAAATGGGAAATGCAAGACCTGAAGAGGATTGTCAACAAGTGGCAGACTTTCATgtacaagaacaagggcTGGAACGCCTTGTACCTCGAGAACCACGATCAGGCAAGGACAGTGTCGAGGTGGGCCTCCGATAAGCCCGCCTACCGAGCGCtgtcagccaagatgttgtCAACGTTCCTCTGCTTTCAGAGCGGTACAGTCTTTGTATACCAGGGACAGGAACTGGGCATGGCCAACATGCCGGCGGACTGGGAGATGACTGAGCATCGAGACCTGGAAACGTTGAATCACTGGGAGGA GTTGAAGCAGACGGCGGGCCCTGACGCGGCAGTCCTTCAGATTGCGCGCAAGGAATACCAACTCAAATCTCGTGATCATGCGCGAACCCCAGTACAG TGGGACACCTCCACGAATGCGGGCTTCTCGACAGCAACTCCATGGATCCGAGTGAACGACGACTATAAGGAGTGGAATGCCGCATCTCAGGTCTCAAAACCAGACAGTGTGTTTGAGCATTGGAAGTCTGTACTCGCGCTTCGAAAAGAACTAAAGGACATCATCGTCTACGGAgactttgagcttcttgacggAGAGAACGAAGATGTTTTTGCGTATGAGCGGTCGAATGGAGTACAGAAGGTTGTCGTTGTCTGTAACTTCCGAGAGAAAGAGATTTCTTGGTCTCCACCGGTCGATTTGCAGTCGGGCGAGGTTTTGCTGGCAAACAGGCCGGAAGTTGATCTGTCACAGAAGACGCTTAATCTCCGTCCCTTTGAGGCGTTTGTTTGTCAATTGCATTAG